One stretch of Flavobacterium sp. 9 DNA includes these proteins:
- a CDS encoding ABC transporter permease has translation MLVYLRLLKESLSFAINALRNNKLRTLLSLLGVTIGIFSIIAVLAAVDSLDRKISKDLSSLDKNTIYLMKFCFGPSEIPQWKREQFPNVKYDEYIGLKNSLNNTDQVAYQLFVNHESLKYDSKTVSDVNIIPSSNEMVDIDGLSFDKGRFYNESESNSGTAVIVLGYDIAEGLFGTSDPIGKNIRLYGQRFTVIGVIAKQGAGFFGDSNDTSVYLPANFLRRMYGDSDSMTPVIVLKPVKGVDMEAYKAEVAQKLRAIRGMKAGEMDNFFVNVLSGFTDFIDGILGQMNVVGWIISGFSLLVGGFGIANIMFVSVKERTNLIGIQKSLGAKNRFILFQFLFEAVILSVIGGIIGLLMVWGISVILTKALDFEFVLSLGNILLGTGLAALIGLISGILPAISAANLDPVEAIRTGM, from the coding sequence ATGCTTGTTTATCTAAGATTATTAAAAGAAAGTTTAAGTTTTGCTATAAACGCTTTGCGAAATAATAAATTACGTACTTTATTGTCTTTGTTAGGCGTTACGATTGGTATCTTTTCAATTATTGCTGTTTTGGCGGCAGTTGATTCTTTAGATAGAAAAATTTCTAAAGATTTGAGCAGCTTAGATAAAAATACGATTTATTTAATGAAATTTTGCTTTGGACCATCCGAAATTCCACAATGGAAAAGAGAACAGTTTCCAAATGTAAAATATGACGAATACATTGGTCTTAAAAATTCACTTAATAATACAGATCAGGTCGCATATCAGCTTTTTGTAAATCATGAAAGCTTAAAGTACGATTCAAAAACAGTAAGTGATGTAAATATTATTCCGTCGTCAAACGAAATGGTCGATATTGACGGATTAAGTTTTGATAAAGGAAGGTTTTATAATGAGTCGGAATCAAATTCAGGAACTGCTGTAATTGTTTTGGGATATGATATTGCCGAAGGTCTTTTTGGGACAAGTGATCCTATCGGAAAAAATATTCGTTTGTACGGACAGCGTTTCACAGTAATTGGCGTAATCGCAAAACAAGGAGCCGGTTTTTTTGGAGATAGTAATGATACTTCAGTTTATTTACCGGCTAATTTTTTACGTCGAATGTATGGAGATAGTGATTCAATGACTCCTGTAATTGTCTTAAAACCTGTAAAAGGTGTTGACATGGAAGCTTATAAAGCAGAAGTTGCGCAAAAATTAAGAGCAATTCGCGGAATGAAAGCCGGAGAAATGGACAACTTTTTTGTAAATGTGCTTTCTGGATTTACTGATTTTATCGATGGAATTTTAGGACAAATGAATGTTGTAGGATGGATCATCAGCGGATTTTCTCTTTTAGTTGGAGGATTCGGAATCGCTAATATTATGTTTGTTTCGGTAAAAGAAAGAACCAATTTAATTGGAATTCAAAAATCATTAGGAGCTAAAAATCGATTTATTTTATTTCAGTTTTTATTCGAAGCCGTTATTCTTTCTGTTATTGGCGGAATAATTGGTTTGTTAATGGTTTGGGGAATTTCGGTCATTCTAACAAAAGCGCTCGATTTTGAATTTGTTCTTAGTTTAGGAAATATACTTTTAGGAACCGGATTGGCCGCACTTATCGGATTAATTTCGGGAATATTGCCAGCAATTTCGGCTGCAAATTTAGATCCGGTAGAAGCCATCAGAACCGGAATGTAA
- a CDS encoding RNA methyltransferase produces MVSKNQIKLISSLHQKKQRFANQLFFAEGVKVIQELLQSNFELEHLYTTLNDFEEVQSSKRTLINEQELKKISALTTPNSCLAVFKIPAENKIIDSGLIIALDDIRDPGNLGTILRLCDWFGIKQIVCSKETVDIYNPKVVQATMGSIARVNVNYVNLETFINQTNLPVFGTFMDGDNIYQSNLPQNGIIVMGNEANGISAEIEKIVTSRLTIPRFGELQKTESLNVATATAIILSEFKRNS; encoded by the coding sequence ATGGTTAGTAAAAACCAAATAAAACTTATCTCAAGTTTACATCAAAAAAAGCAACGTTTTGCAAATCAATTATTTTTCGCCGAAGGAGTAAAAGTAATTCAAGAATTGTTGCAATCCAATTTTGAATTAGAGCATTTATACACCACTCTAAATGATTTTGAAGAAGTTCAGTCTTCAAAACGAACCCTTATAAACGAGCAGGAACTTAAAAAAATAAGCGCTCTGACAACTCCAAATTCTTGTTTGGCAGTTTTTAAAATTCCTGCCGAAAATAAAATAATTGATTCAGGTTTGATTATAGCTTTAGATGACATTCGTGATCCCGGAAATTTAGGAACGATTTTACGTCTTTGCGATTGGTTTGGAATTAAGCAGATTGTTTGTTCGAAAGAAACAGTCGATATCTATAATCCAAAAGTTGTCCAAGCTACAATGGGTTCTATTGCCAGAGTAAACGTAAATTATGTTAATCTAGAAACTTTTATCAATCAGACAAATTTGCCGGTTTTTGGTACATTTATGGACGGAGATAATATTTATCAATCAAATTTACCTCAAAACGGAATTATTGTCATGGGTAATGAAGCCAATGGTATTTCGGCAGAGATTGAAAAAATAGTTACAAGCCGTCTCACAATTCCCAGATTTGGCGAGCTGCAAAAAACAGAAAGTTTAAATGTAGCGACCGCAACGGCAATTATCCTTAGTGAGTTTAAACGAAACAGTTAG
- the fbaA gene encoding class II fructose-bisphosphate aldolase encodes MAHNIKPGVATGDQVQEIFNYAKEKGFALPAVNVTGSSTINGVLETAAKLNAPVIIQFSNGGAQFNAGKGLSNAGEKSAIAGGIAGAKHIHTLAEAYGATVILHTDHCAKKLLPWIDGLLDASEKHFAETGKPLFSSHMIDLSEEPIEENIEICKEYLARMSKMGMTLEIELGITGGEEDGVDNSDVDSSKLYTQPEEVAYAYEELSKISPKFTIAAAFGNVHGVYKPGNVKLTPKILKNSQDYVQNKFNTGHNPVDFVFHGGSGSTLEEIREGISYGVIKMNIDTDLQFAYTEGIRDYMVKNIDYLKSQIGNPEGADVPNKKYYDPRRWVRESEVTFNTRLEQAFADLNNVNTL; translated from the coding sequence ATGGCACACAATATTAAACCAGGAGTAGCTACAGGAGATCAGGTTCAGGAGATTTTTAATTATGCAAAAGAAAAAGGTTTTGCTTTACCAGCAGTAAACGTTACTGGGTCAAGCACAATCAATGGAGTTCTTGAAACTGCAGCAAAACTAAACGCGCCAGTTATTATTCAATTTTCAAACGGAGGAGCACAATTTAACGCTGGAAAAGGATTATCAAATGCAGGTGAAAAATCAGCTATCGCTGGTGGAATCGCTGGAGCAAAACACATTCATACTTTGGCAGAAGCTTACGGTGCAACTGTAATTCTTCACACTGACCACTGTGCAAAAAAATTATTACCTTGGATTGATGGTTTATTAGATGCTTCTGAAAAACATTTTGCAGAAACAGGAAAACCATTATTCAGTTCTCATATGATCGATTTATCTGAGGAGCCAATAGAAGAAAACATCGAGATCTGTAAAGAATACTTGGCTAGAATGAGCAAAATGGGAATGACATTAGAAATCGAACTTGGTATTACAGGTGGCGAAGAAGATGGTGTTGACAACTCTGATGTTGATAGCTCAAAATTATACACTCAGCCAGAAGAAGTAGCTTATGCTTACGAAGAATTATCTAAAATAAGCCCTAAATTTACAATTGCAGCTGCTTTTGGAAACGTTCACGGTGTTTACAAACCAGGAAACGTAAAATTAACTCCAAAAATCTTAAAAAATTCTCAAGATTACGTACAAAACAAATTCAACACTGGACATAACCCAGTAGATTTCGTTTTCCACGGAGGTTCAGGTTCTACACTTGAAGAAATCAGAGAAGGTATTAGCTACGGAGTTATCAAAATGAACATTGATACAGATTTACAATTTGCATATACTGAAGGAATTCGTGATTACATGGTTAAAAACATTGACTATTTAAAATCTCAAATTGGTAACCCAGAAGGTGCTGATGTTCCTAACAAAAAATATTATGACCCAAGAAGATGGGTACGTGAAAGCGAAGTGACATTCAATACAAGACTTGAGCAAGCTTTTGCAGACTTGAATAACGTAAATACACTTTAA
- a CDS encoding NAD(P)-dependent alcohol dehydrogenase, with amino-acid sequence MIPVKAYAAYDAVNPLKPYTFERKEVGAHQVQIEILYSGVCHSDIHTAKGEWGPVNYPLVPGHEIVGRIVAVGSEVSKFKVGELAGVGCFVDSCRVCPSCQAGEEQFCDEGMTGTYNSVERGTDIPTRGGYSTSIIVDESYTLHVSEKLDLRGVAPLLCAGITTYSPLRYLKVGKGHKVGVLGLGGLGHMAVKFAVSFGAEVTMLSHSPSKEADAKKLGAHHFALTSNPGTMESLANSFDFILNTVSAKHDHNAYLNLLKTNGTMIVVGAPPAPAEIPVFSLIMKRRSIIGSLIGGIKETQEMLDYCAEHNITSDVEIIDMSYINEAYDRMNKSDVKYRFVIDMASLK; translated from the coding sequence ATGATACCAGTAAAAGCTTATGCAGCCTATGATGCTGTAAATCCGTTAAAACCCTACACGTTTGAAAGAAAAGAAGTTGGTGCTCATCAAGTTCAGATAGAAATTTTATATAGCGGCGTTTGCCATTCAGATATTCATACTGCAAAAGGGGAGTGGGGACCTGTAAATTATCCTCTAGTTCCCGGACACGAAATTGTTGGACGAATCGTTGCTGTTGGCAGCGAAGTATCCAAATTTAAAGTGGGAGAATTAGCAGGCGTTGGTTGCTTTGTTGATTCTTGCAGAGTATGCCCAAGTTGTCAGGCAGGCGAGGAGCAGTTTTGTGACGAAGGAATGACAGGAACTTACAATAGTGTAGAAAGAGGAACAGATATACCGACTCGTGGAGGATATTCAACCAGTATTATTGTTGATGAAAGTTATACTCTTCATGTTTCAGAAAAACTTGATTTGCGTGGAGTAGCGCCATTATTGTGCGCTGGAATTACAACTTATTCTCCATTGCGTTATTTAAAAGTTGGAAAAGGACATAAAGTTGGAGTTTTAGGACTTGGAGGTTTGGGACACATGGCAGTGAAATTTGCCGTTTCTTTTGGTGCCGAAGTTACGATGTTAAGCCATTCACCATCTAAAGAAGCCGATGCAAAAAAACTTGGAGCACATCATTTTGCTTTGACTTCAAATCCTGGAACTATGGAATCTCTTGCTAATAGTTTTGATTTTATCTTAAATACAGTTTCGGCAAAACACGATCATAATGCTTATTTGAATTTGCTAAAAACTAACGGAACTATGATTGTTGTTGGTGCTCCGCCAGCTCCGGCAGAAATTCCTGTTTTTAGTTTAATCATGAAAAGAAGAAGCATTATAGGAAGTTTGATTGGCGGAATCAAAGAAACACAGGAAATGCTAGATTACTGTGCCGAACATAATATTACGTCAGATGTTGAAATAATCGATATGTCTTATATCAATGAAGCTTACGATCGTATGAATAAAAGCGATGTTAAATATCGTTTTGTAATTGATATGGCTTCTTTGAAATAG
- the accD gene encoding acetyl-CoA carboxylase, carboxyltransferase subunit beta, translating into MAWFKRQEKGITTATEDKMDVPKGLWYKSPTGKIIDADELARNLFVSPEDDFHVRIGSATYFEILFDNNDFVELDKNMTSKDPLHFVDTKKYADRLKDVMEKTHLKDAVRTGVGKSKGKELVICCMDFAFIGGSMGAVVGEKIARGIDHAIKNKLPFVMISKSGGARMMEAAYSLMQLAKTSVKLAQLAEAKLPYISLCTDPTTGGTTASYAMLGDINISEPGALIGFAGPRVVRDTTGKDLPEGFQTAEFLLEHGFLDFITPRKELKDKINLYIDLIQNNTIR; encoded by the coding sequence ATGGCTTGGTTTAAAAGACAGGAAAAAGGGATTACGACTGCTACTGAAGATAAGATGGACGTTCCGAAAGGATTGTGGTACAAATCTCCTACTGGAAAAATTATTGACGCTGACGAATTAGCCAGAAACTTATTTGTTAGTCCGGAAGATGATTTCCACGTTAGAATTGGAAGCGCAACCTATTTTGAAATTTTATTCGACAATAATGACTTTGTTGAATTAGATAAAAACATGACATCAAAAGATCCGCTGCATTTTGTTGATACAAAAAAATATGCTGACAGATTGAAAGATGTAATGGAGAAAACTCACCTGAAAGACGCTGTGCGTACAGGAGTGGGAAAATCTAAAGGAAAAGAACTTGTAATTTGCTGTATGGATTTTGCCTTTATTGGTGGATCTATGGGAGCTGTTGTTGGAGAAAAAATTGCCAGAGGTATTGATCACGCGATCAAAAACAAATTACCTTTTGTAATGATTTCTAAATCTGGTGGAGCTCGTATGATGGAAGCTGCTTATTCTTTAATGCAATTAGCAAAAACTTCTGTGAAATTGGCTCAATTGGCCGAAGCAAAATTACCTTATATTTCTCTTTGTACTGATCCAACTACCGGAGGAACAACTGCATCATATGCTATGTTAGGAGATATTAATATTTCTGAGCCAGGAGCTTTGATTGGTTTTGCTGGTCCTCGTGTTGTTCGCGATACTACAGGAAAAGATTTACCAGAAGGTTTTCAAACTGCTGAGTTTCTTTTAGAGCACGGTTTCCTAGACTTTATCACGCCTAGAAAAGAATTGAAAGACAAAATTAATTTGTACATCGATTTGATTCAAAATAATACAATTAGATAG
- a CDS encoding cupin-like domain-containing protein, with protein MSFILKPVDVVESISREDFKKKYLDKKKPLIIKGLTKDWPAREKWTTDYFKEIAGDIEVKLVDNSKADPKKLINASIASMKFGEYLDLIKREPTQLRIFFFNLFKHKPELVNDVKVPKELMGGFIESMPAMFFGGSRAFTFLHYDIDLPHLFHTHFGGRKHIILFDYKWKKRLYCVPNTTYALEDYDVSNPDFEKFPALKGVEGYEVFLEHGDTLFMPTGMWHWMRYIDGSFSLSLRAWDKSITRKMASVWSLFMHGAVDSAVKIVFRERYAIWREKLAFKIAERELKKDLKKAG; from the coding sequence ATGAGCTTTATATTAAAACCTGTTGATGTTGTTGAGTCTATTTCCAGAGAAGATTTTAAAAAGAAATATTTAGATAAAAAGAAACCTTTAATCATAAAAGGATTGACAAAAGATTGGCCTGCAAGAGAAAAATGGACAACCGATTATTTTAAGGAAATTGCGGGAGATATTGAGGTAAAACTTGTCGATAACTCAAAAGCCGATCCCAAGAAATTAATCAACGCTTCGATTGCAAGTATGAAATTTGGAGAATATCTTGATTTAATAAAAAGAGAGCCAACACAATTGCGTATTTTTTTCTTCAATCTGTTCAAGCATAAGCCTGAATTGGTTAATGATGTAAAAGTGCCAAAAGAATTAATGGGAGGCTTTATAGAAAGTATGCCAGCGATGTTTTTTGGAGGTTCGCGTGCTTTTACCTTTTTGCATTATGATATCGATTTGCCGCATCTTTTTCATACTCATTTTGGAGGCAGAAAACATATTATCCTTTTTGATTACAAATGGAAAAAAAGACTTTACTGCGTTCCAAATACAACTTATGCTTTAGAAGATTACGATGTTTCTAATCCGGATTTTGAAAAGTTTCCTGCTTTAAAAGGTGTCGAAGGATATGAAGTTTTTCTGGAACATGGAGATACGTTATTTATGCCAACCGGAATGTGGCATTGGATGCGATATATTGACGGTTCTTTTTCGCTCAGTCTTCGTGCGTGGGATAAATCTATAACGCGAAAAATGGCGAGCGTTTGGAGTTTGTTTATGCATGGCGCAGTCGATAGCGCTGTAAAAATCGTTTTTAGAGAACGTTATGCAATATGGCGCGAGAAACTAGCTTTTAAAATTGCCGAAAGAGAATTAAAAAAAGATTTGAAAAAGGCAGGATGA
- a CDS encoding BamA/TamA family outer membrane protein: protein MKKNSTKIIAFILIAIFICACNAVKRVPDGKNLLVKNNILVNGKATNDETAANQMYQKPNGTLLGFKLRLNLYNLANLNPDSTYKAKFKNNPGLYERQAKILSAKQVDRLGQSFFYKGIHEFLKNTGEAPVIIDTAKTKKSLLRLKFYYFNNGFFNVATDYTIDSVARKKAKINYNITTGPAYILDTIRTNIMTPALDSLYKTNPEASLLKSGNQYKTSDFEEEKNRITTYFRNHGAYYFQPTYVTFDIDTIGKKNKADVTLIINNNNIQERDSSRTEPFKLYKISDVNIYTDYSAANAKTKITDSTTYNNFNLYSYKKLKYKPRAITDAVFINKGGIFSDTRTTLSSRYLNNLKIFNYPSIQYEVDKRDSTAQSLIANVYLTPRKKYSFGATFDVTHSNIQDFGIGASISETIRNVFNRAETLEISTRLNIGSSKDMANPNNNFFNVSEYGVDLKLNFPRILMPFGTEKIIPKRMIPSTSVSAGFSKQRNIGLDKENFTGGIAYNWSPKRNNTAKLELLNAQFVRNLNPGNYFNVYTSSYNELNSIGKDYNIDPLNWGQDPAEQANKDLTIPKGTAGFTKDVLTNQTALVPGDPQYKDVESIEERRIRLTENDFILATSYTFTKTTKKDLADNTFYQFKTKIESAGTLLSAISSIANLPKNANGNYEIFNLAYSEYIKTEFDYIKHWDFGKEKVLAVRSFFGIAIPFGNSNYIPFSRSYYSGGSNDNRAWQPYALGPGSTNAVNDFNEANMKIAMSAELRFKIFGDVKGAVFADAGNIWNVLDNVIDEKAKFDSVNDLAEIALGTGFGLRYDLSFFVIRLDLGFKTYNPAHDKGDRWFKEYNFGHSVLNFGINYPF, encoded by the coding sequence TTGAAAAAGAATTCCACAAAAATAATAGCATTTATCCTAATAGCAATATTTATTTGCGCTTGTAATGCCGTAAAAAGAGTTCCCGATGGAAAAAACCTTCTTGTAAAAAATAATATTCTTGTAAATGGTAAGGCTACAAATGATGAAACTGCCGCAAATCAAATGTATCAAAAACCAAATGGTACTTTGCTGGGTTTTAAATTACGACTTAACTTATACAATTTAGCTAACTTAAATCCAGATTCTACTTATAAAGCAAAATTCAAAAATAACCCGGGACTTTACGAGCGCCAAGCCAAAATCTTATCTGCAAAACAAGTAGATCGTCTTGGACAATCCTTTTTCTACAAAGGTATTCATGAATTCTTGAAAAATACCGGTGAAGCTCCAGTTATTATTGATACTGCAAAGACAAAAAAATCATTATTGCGTTTGAAATTTTACTATTTCAACAATGGTTTTTTTAATGTTGCCACAGATTACACCATTGATAGTGTTGCACGAAAAAAAGCCAAAATAAATTATAATATCACTACTGGTCCAGCGTACATTCTTGATACTATCAGAACCAATATAATGACTCCTGCATTAGACTCATTATATAAAACAAATCCTGAAGCGTCTCTTTTAAAATCCGGTAATCAATATAAAACTTCTGATTTTGAAGAAGAAAAAAATCGTATAACTACTTATTTTAGAAATCACGGCGCTTATTATTTCCAGCCTACTTATGTTACTTTTGATATTGACACCATTGGAAAAAAGAACAAAGCAGATGTAACCTTAATTATCAACAACAACAATATTCAGGAAAGGGATTCAAGCAGAACAGAACCGTTTAAATTGTATAAAATTAGTGATGTCAATATTTACACTGATTACTCGGCAGCAAATGCAAAAACTAAAATCACTGATAGCACAACTTATAATAATTTCAACTTATACAGTTATAAAAAATTAAAGTACAAACCACGTGCTATTACAGATGCTGTTTTTATCAATAAAGGAGGTATTTTCTCTGACACGAGAACAACTCTTTCGTCAAGATATTTAAACAACTTAAAGATCTTTAATTATCCTTCTATTCAATATGAAGTTGACAAACGCGACTCAACGGCACAATCCTTAATTGCGAATGTTTATTTGACTCCAAGAAAAAAATATAGTTTTGGTGCTACTTTTGACGTAACGCACTCTAACATTCAGGATTTTGGTATTGGAGCGAGTATTTCTGAAACTATTCGAAATGTATTTAACAGAGCTGAAACACTCGAAATTTCGACACGTTTAAACATAGGTTCTTCTAAGGATATGGCGAATCCGAATAATAACTTTTTTAATGTTTCTGAATACGGTGTCGATTTAAAACTGAATTTCCCAAGAATACTTATGCCTTTTGGAACTGAGAAAATTATTCCGAAAAGGATGATTCCTTCCACAAGTGTTTCGGCAGGTTTTTCCAAACAAAGAAACATTGGTTTGGATAAAGAAAATTTCACGGGCGGAATTGCTTATAATTGGTCTCCAAAAAGAAATAATACTGCAAAACTGGAATTACTAAATGCCCAATTTGTACGCAACTTAAATCCGGGTAATTATTTTAATGTCTATACTTCTTCTTATAATGAATTAAATAGTATTGGTAAAGATTACAATATTGATCCTTTAAACTGGGGGCAAGATCCGGCAGAGCAAGCGAATAAAGATTTGACTATCCCAAAAGGAACTGCTGGTTTCACTAAGGATGTACTAACAAACCAAACAGCTTTAGTACCGGGAGATCCTCAATATAAAGACGTTGAAAGTATTGAAGAAAGAAGAATTCGTCTGACCGAAAATGACTTTATTCTGGCAACAAGTTATACGTTTACCAAAACAACCAAAAAAGATCTTGCTGATAATACTTTCTACCAATTTAAAACAAAGATAGAATCTGCAGGAACTTTATTATCTGCTATTTCAAGTATTGCAAACTTACCTAAAAATGCAAATGGCAATTACGAAATATTCAATTTAGCTTATTCAGAATATATAAAAACCGAATTTGATTATATCAAACACTGGGATTTTGGAAAAGAAAAAGTATTAGCAGTACGAAGCTTTTTTGGAATTGCTATTCCTTTTGGAAATTCAAATTATATTCCGTTTTCACGAAGTTATTATTCCGGAGGTTCAAATGACAATCGTGCATGGCAACCTTATGCATTAGGTCCGGGAAGCACGAATGCCGTTAATGATTTTAACGAGGCAAATATGAAAATTGCGATGAGTGCTGAACTTCGTTTTAAAATTTTTGGTGATGTTAAAGGAGCTGTCTTTGCAGATGCCGGAAATATCTGGAATGTGCTCGATAATGTGATCGATGAGAAGGCAAAATTTGACAGCGTAAACGATTTAGCTGAAATTGCATTGGGAACAGGATTCGGTTTACGATACGATTTAAGCTTTTTTGTTATTCGTCTAGATTTAGGCTTTAAGACCTATAATCCAGCACATGACAAAGGAGATCGTTGGTTTAAAGAATACAATTTTGGTCACTCGGTTTTAAATTTTGGGATAAATTATCCATTCTAA
- a CDS encoding helix-turn-helix domain-containing protein, whose amino-acid sequence MSTALKPNHIGRKISRIRELKDMKQEALAQALGTNQQAISALENSETIEDSKLADIAKALGVSVEAIKNFTDENMITYFNNFYDNSFAHGMTSPYNCTFNPLDKVVELYERLVQVEKEKNEYLEKLLKNK is encoded by the coding sequence ATGAGCACAGCATTAAAACCAAATCATATAGGACGAAAAATTAGCCGTATTCGTGAACTTAAAGACATGAAACAAGAAGCTTTGGCGCAAGCCTTAGGAACAAATCAGCAAGCGATTTCGGCATTAGAAAATAGCGAAACTATAGAAGATTCAAAACTTGCCGATATTGCAAAAGCTCTTGGAGTAAGCGTTGAAGCTATCAAGAATTTTACCGATGAAAATATGATTACTTATTTCAACAACTTTTACGACAATAGTTTTGCACATGGAATGACTAGTCCATATAATTGCACTTTCAATCCATTAGACAAAGTAGTTGAACTTTATGAGCGTTTGGTTCAGGTAGAAAAAGAAAAGAATGAATATCTGGAAAAATTATTAAAAAATAAATAA
- the purH gene encoding bifunctional phosphoribosylaminoimidazolecarboxamide formyltransferase/IMP cyclohydrolase, which produces MSTTKTIQSALISVFSKDGLEPIVRKLHEQNVTLYSTGGTEDFIKNLGIPVVPVEDITSFPEILGGRVKTLHPKIFGGILNRQDNESDVQQMKEFDIPQIDLVIVDLYPFEKTVASGASEQDIIEKIDIGGISLIRAGAKNFKDTVIVASVNEYSLLLDLITEQNGATTLENRRLLATKAFHVSSHYDGAIFNYFNTDETIYKESIADGQVLRYGENPHQKGFFFGDFDAMFKKVHGKELSYNNLLDVDAAVNLINEFKTDGPTFAILKHNNACGLASRKTISEAYLAALACDPTSAFGGVLIANTKIDLATAQEINKLFCEVVIAPSYDDDAIAVLQEKKNRIILVQNEVELPSRQVRTCLNGLLIQDRNNITDNKEHLKTVTITEPTAQEIEDLIFASKICKNTKSNTIVFAKNGTLISSGTGQTSRVDALVQAVDKAKAFGFDLTGASMASDAFFPFPDCVELAKKAGITAVIQPGGSIKDELSINYCNENNVAMVFTGTRHFKH; this is translated from the coding sequence ATGAGCACAACTAAAACAATACAATCAGCATTAATTTCAGTTTTTTCGAAAGACGGACTGGAGCCAATCGTTAGAAAATTACATGAACAAAATGTAACACTTTACTCGACTGGAGGAACAGAAGATTTTATTAAAAATCTTGGAATTCCTGTAGTTCCTGTTGAAGATATAACTTCATTTCCTGAAATTCTTGGAGGAAGAGTAAAAACGTTACACCCGAAAATTTTTGGTGGAATTTTGAACCGTCAGGATAACGAAAGTGATGTTCAACAAATGAAGGAATTTGATATTCCTCAAATTGATTTGGTAATTGTTGATTTGTATCCGTTTGAAAAAACTGTTGCTTCTGGTGCAAGCGAACAAGATATTATCGAAAAGATTGATATTGGCGGAATTTCTTTAATTCGTGCTGGTGCAAAAAACTTCAAAGACACTGTAATTGTGGCTTCTGTTAACGAATATAGCTTGCTTCTTGATTTAATCACAGAACAAAATGGAGCTACAACTCTTGAAAACAGAAGATTGCTTGCTACAAAAGCATTTCACGTTTCTTCTCACTATGATGGTGCGATTTTTAATTATTTCAATACAGATGAAACTATTTATAAAGAAAGTATTGCAGACGGTCAGGTTTTAAGATACGGAGAAAATCCACATCAAAAAGGATTCTTTTTTGGAGATTTTGATGCAATGTTCAAAAAAGTTCACGGAAAAGAGTTATCTTACAACAACTTACTTGATGTTGATGCTGCAGTAAACTTAATTAATGAGTTTAAAACTGACGGACCAACTTTTGCAATTTTAAAACATAATAATGCTTGTGGTTTAGCTTCAAGAAAAACAATTAGCGAAGCTTATTTAGCAGCTTTAGCTTGCGATCCAACATCTGCTTTTGGTGGAGTTTTGATTGCAAACACTAAAATCGATTTGGCTACAGCTCAGGAAATCAACAAATTATTCTGTGAAGTAGTAATTGCTCCAAGTTATGATGATGATGCAATTGCAGTTTTACAAGAAAAGAAAAACAGAATTATATTAGTTCAAAATGAAGTTGAATTACCTTCAAGACAAGTAAGAACATGTCTTAATGGTTTGTTAATTCAGGACAGAAACAATATTACGGATAATAAAGAGCATTTAAAAACCGTTACAATTACAGAGCCAACCGCTCAAGAAATAGAAGATTTGATATTTGCTTCAAAAATTTGTAAAAACACAAAATCAAACACAATTGTTTTTGCAAAAAACGGAACATTAATTTCTTCAGGTACTGGCCAGACATCAAGAGTTGATGCTTTGGTACAAGCTGTAGATAAAGCTAAAGCTTTTGGATTTGATTTAACAGGCGCTTCGATGGCAAGTGATGCATTTTTCCCATTTCCGGATTGTGTAGAATTAGCTAAAAAAGCAGGAATTACAGCTGTAATTCAGCCAGGAGGCTCAATAAAAGACGAATTAAGCATAAATTATTGCAATGAAAATAATGTTGCAATGGTATTTACAGGAACACGTCATTTTAAACATTAA